A part of Streptomyces sp. NBC_00557 genomic DNA contains:
- the lysX gene encoding bifunctional lysylphosphatidylglycerol synthetase/lysine--tRNA ligase LysX: MTASAEPAARRDVTASTRPPAGRRLGWVPEAFATLFAALGLLCALLALVEPLRRLLRPVARALDLVLVPISANLAYAVFLFLLGGATAARKKVAWWLVVVYLGLVVLTDALGLGLGLYAASLPSLVLCGLLLALLVVARREFYAASRRGAVWRAFAVLLGGLVVAILLGWALVMMFPGTLPASQHLAWAADRVCGGLVSSGSFAGRPPRRVTFVLGLLGALALLNAAAALFRSQRLEAALHGDEEARIRALLAAWGDRDSLGYFATRRDKAVVFSPSGKAAVTYRVEAGVCLASGDPVGDPEAWPHAIAAWLDVARRYAWVPAVMGASEDGARAYARAGLGALQLGDEAIVHVASFDLDGRDMRVTRQAVHRVRRTGATCRIRRHATLTEREAEEIVDKADAWRDTETERGFSMALDRLGDPADGDCLLVEALGEDGRLLALLSFVPWGRDGISLDLMRRDRAAPNGVMEFMVAELCAAAPKLGIRRISLNFAVFRSVFEEGARIGAGPVLRLWRRLLLFFSRWWQLEALYRSNAKYHPEWYPRFLCYGDAAALARIGLASGIAEGFVSVPSLRKLWGKGRPRNGQRPATTQGLPSLAALGLEAGAPAGPAAPQADLPDQVRVRHRKLDRLRAGGTDPYPVGVPAPTHALADVPPGADVTVAGRLMLVRDFGGIVFAVLRDWSGDHQIALARDRCGAALDRFTAVCDIGDHLTVTGRSGLSDKGEPTVFAASWQLTGKCLRPLPDKRRGLADPEAKVRRRYLDLATSPAARAVLRARSAAVQALRQGLLDRGYVEVETPMLQRIHGGANARPFTTHINAYDLDLYLRIAPELYLKRLCVGGLEKVFELGRTFRNEGVSYKHNPEFTMLEAYQAYADYDVMLDLTRELVQGAATAAFGAPVARRNGQEYDLSGQWPVKTVYGAISEVLGEEIGPGTELLRLHRLCDRAGVPYTADDGPGDIVLEMYERLVEERTGAPTFYKDFPTDVSPLTRQHRADPRLAERWDLVAFGTELGTAYSELTDPVEQRRRLTEQSLRAAGGDAEAMELDEDFLQALEYAMPPTGGLGIGVDRLVMFLTGLTIRETLPFPLVRRR, encoded by the coding sequence ATGACCGCCAGCGCGGAGCCCGCCGCACGGAGGGACGTCACGGCCTCGACCCGCCCGCCCGCCGGCCGGCGCCTCGGCTGGGTGCCCGAGGCCTTCGCGACGCTCTTCGCGGCGCTCGGCCTGCTGTGCGCCCTGCTCGCGCTCGTCGAACCGCTGCGCCGGCTGCTCCGCCCGGTGGCCCGCGCCCTCGACCTGGTGCTGGTGCCCATCAGCGCCAACCTGGCCTACGCCGTCTTCCTGTTCCTGCTCGGCGGCGCCACCGCCGCCCGCAAGAAGGTCGCCTGGTGGCTGGTCGTCGTCTATCTGGGCCTGGTCGTCCTCACCGACGCCCTCGGCCTGGGCCTCGGCCTGTACGCCGCGTCACTGCCGTCGCTGGTGCTGTGCGGTCTGCTGCTGGCCCTGCTCGTCGTGGCCCGCCGGGAGTTCTACGCCGCCTCCCGCCGCGGAGCCGTCTGGCGGGCGTTCGCCGTGCTGCTGGGCGGCCTCGTCGTGGCCATCCTGCTGGGCTGGGCGCTCGTCATGATGTTCCCGGGCACTCTGCCGGCGAGCCAGCACCTGGCCTGGGCGGCCGACCGGGTCTGCGGCGGACTGGTCTCGAGCGGCTCCTTCGCGGGCCGCCCGCCCCGCCGGGTCACCTTCGTGCTCGGCCTGCTCGGCGCCCTCGCCCTGCTGAACGCCGCCGCCGCCCTGTTCCGCTCCCAGCGCCTGGAAGCCGCCCTGCACGGCGACGAGGAGGCCCGCATCCGCGCCCTCCTCGCGGCCTGGGGCGACCGGGACTCCCTCGGCTACTTCGCCACCCGCCGCGACAAGGCCGTCGTCTTCTCGCCCAGCGGCAAGGCCGCCGTCACCTATCGCGTCGAGGCCGGCGTCTGCCTCGCCAGCGGCGATCCCGTCGGCGACCCGGAGGCCTGGCCGCACGCCATCGCCGCCTGGCTCGACGTCGCCCGCCGCTACGCCTGGGTGCCCGCGGTGATGGGCGCCTCCGAGGACGGCGCCCGCGCCTACGCCCGCGCCGGGCTCGGCGCCCTGCAGCTCGGCGACGAGGCGATCGTGCACGTGGCCTCCTTCGATCTGGACGGCCGGGACATGCGGGTCACCCGGCAGGCCGTGCACCGCGTCCGCCGTACCGGCGCCACCTGCCGGATCCGCCGGCACGCCACCCTCACCGAGCGGGAGGCGGAGGAGATCGTCGACAAGGCCGACGCCTGGCGCGACACCGAGACCGAGCGCGGCTTCTCCATGGCCCTGGACCGGCTCGGCGACCCCGCGGACGGCGACTGCCTGCTCGTGGAGGCCCTCGGCGAGGACGGCCGGCTCCTCGCCCTGCTGTCCTTCGTGCCCTGGGGCCGCGACGGCATCTCCCTGGACCTGATGCGCCGCGACCGCGCGGCCCCCAACGGGGTCATGGAGTTCATGGTCGCCGAGCTGTGCGCCGCCGCGCCGAAACTGGGCATCCGCAGGATCTCGCTGAACTTCGCGGTCTTCCGGTCGGTCTTCGAGGAGGGCGCCCGCATCGGCGCCGGACCCGTGCTGCGGCTGTGGCGCCGGCTGCTGCTGTTCTTCTCCCGCTGGTGGCAGCTGGAGGCCCTGTACCGCTCCAACGCCAAGTACCACCCGGAGTGGTATCCGCGGTTCCTCTGCTACGGCGACGCCGCCGCCCTCGCCCGCATCGGCCTGGCCTCCGGCATCGCCGAAGGCTTCGTCTCCGTGCCGTCGCTGCGCAAGCTCTGGGGAAAGGGGCGCCCGAGGAACGGGCAGCGTCCCGCCACCACCCAGGGCCTGCCGTCCCTGGCGGCGCTCGGCCTCGAAGCGGGGGCGCCGGCCGGGCCCGCCGCACCGCAGGCGGACCTGCCCGACCAGGTCCGCGTCCGGCACCGCAAGCTCGACCGGCTGCGCGCCGGCGGCACCGACCCCTATCCGGTCGGCGTCCCCGCCCCCACCCACGCCCTCGCCGACGTGCCCCCCGGCGCGGACGTCACCGTCGCCGGCCGGCTCATGCTGGTCCGCGACTTCGGCGGCATCGTCTTCGCCGTGCTGCGCGACTGGTCCGGCGACCACCAGATCGCCCTCGCCCGCGACCGCTGCGGCGCCGCCCTCGACCGCTTCACCGCCGTGTGCGACATCGGCGACCACCTCACCGTCACCGGCCGTTCGGGCCTGAGCGACAAGGGCGAGCCCACCGTCTTCGCCGCCTCCTGGCAGCTCACCGGCAAGTGCCTGCGCCCGCTGCCCGACAAGCGCCGGGGCCTCGCCGACCCCGAGGCGAAGGTGCGCCGCCGCTATCTCGACCTGGCCACCAGCCCCGCCGCCCGCGCCGTGCTGCGGGCCCGCTCCGCCGCCGTACAGGCCCTGCGGCAGGGACTGCTGGACCGCGGTTACGTCGAGGTCGAGACCCCGATGCTGCAACGGATCCACGGCGGCGCCAACGCCCGCCCCTTCACCACCCACATCAACGCCTACGACCTCGACCTGTACCTGCGCATCGCCCCCGAGCTGTATCTGAAGCGGCTGTGCGTGGGCGGCCTGGAGAAGGTCTTCGAACTGGGCCGCACCTTCCGCAACGAGGGCGTCTCCTACAAGCACAACCCCGAGTTCACGATGCTGGAGGCCTACCAGGCGTACGCCGACTACGACGTCATGCTCGACCTCACCCGCGAACTGGTCCAGGGCGCGGCGACCGCCGCCTTCGGCGCCCCGGTGGCCCGCAGGAACGGGCAGGAGTACGACCTGTCCGGGCAGTGGCCGGTCAAGACCGTGTACGGCGCCATCTCCGAGGTGCTGGGGGAGGAGATCGGCCCCGGCACCGAACTGCTGCGGCTGCACCGGCTGTGCGACCGGGCCGGGGTGCCGTACACCGCCGACGACGGGCCCGGCGACATCGTCCTGGAGATGTACGAGCGGCTGGTCGAGGAACGCACCGGCGCCCCCACCTTCTACAAGGACTTCCCCACCGACGTCTCCCCGCTGACCCGGCAGCACCGCGCCGACCCGCGGCTCGCCGAGCGCTGGGACCTCGTCGCCTTCGGCACCGAACTCGGCACCGCCTACTCCGAGTTGACCGACCCGGTGGAGCAGCGCCGGCGGCTGACCGAGCAGTCGCTGCGGGCGGCCGGGGGCGATGCGGAGGCCATGGAGCTGGACGAGGACTTCCTGCAGGCCCTGGAGTACGCCATGCCCCCGACCGGCGGGCTCGGCATCGGCGTGGACCGGCTGGTGATGTTCCTCACCGGCCTGACGATCCGGGAGACCCTGCCGTTCCCGCTGGTGCGCCGCCGCTGA
- a CDS encoding universal stress protein: MTEQHSHSHSYQFERGTDGPKVIVVGVDGSDSSLRAAAYAGGLARRQHALLAVVYVQPVLAAGAALGAPVAETTDEIAEDLVSYIREAAERVKGIFEVRWEFHTFRGDPYSGLVKAADELKADAVVVGASEQAGHRFIGSVAIRLVKAGRWPVTVVP; this comes from the coding sequence GTGACGGAACAGCACTCGCACTCGCATTCGTACCAGTTCGAGCGGGGCACGGACGGGCCGAAGGTCATCGTCGTCGGCGTGGACGGCTCCGACTCCAGCCTGCGGGCCGCGGCGTACGCGGGCGGCCTCGCCCGGCGGCAGCACGCGCTGCTGGCCGTGGTGTACGTGCAGCCGGTGCTGGCGGCCGGAGCGGCGCTCGGGGCGCCGGTGGCGGAGACGACCGACGAGATCGCCGAGGACCTGGTCAGCTACATCCGGGAGGCGGCCGAGCGGGTCAAGGGGATATTCGAGGTGCGCTGGGAGTTCCACACCTTCCGCGGCGACCCCTACAGCGGGCTGGTGAAGGCGGCCGACGAGCTGAAGGCGGACGCGGTGGTCGTGGGCGCCTCCGAGCAGGCCGGGCACCGGTTCATCGGCTCGGTGGCGATCCGGCTGGTGAAGGCGGGGCGCTGGCCGGTGACCGTGGTGCCGTGA
- a CDS encoding MFS transporter → MALGRRFGWLWAAYAVSALGTYLAFDAFSVIAVIALHAGPAEVALLAATGPAVGAVAAIPLGPWVEFRRKRPVMIAMDLVRFAALLTVPAACALGGLGLGQLLLVSVVVAAADITFNAASGAFLKSLVPAGRLLAANSRFESTNWTALVLGPPLGGAAIGLFGPVATVAANAVSFLLSALGIGAVGGGEPRPEGAGGRCLRAADLPDGWRHILTSPELRPLFFNNLAANALIMVAAPPLAVLMLGPLGFAPWQYGLAFAVPCLGGLLGSRLAGPLVARHGQLRVLRVAGTLRAVWPLGLAFVRSGPPGLLLVMVLEFGVITCSGVYSPVYATRRLECTPDDRVARTLSAWSVTGKATTAALTALWGLLASLTGPRAAIALAGVLLLATPPLLLRATREVTAPRSPASAPPSPAGSPPSR, encoded by the coding sequence ATGGCGCTGGGCCGGCGGTTCGGGTGGCTGTGGGCAGCGTACGCGGTGAGCGCGCTCGGCACCTACCTCGCCTTCGACGCGTTCTCGGTGATCGCGGTCATCGCACTGCACGCCGGCCCGGCCGAGGTGGCGCTGCTCGCGGCGACCGGGCCCGCGGTGGGCGCCGTGGCCGCGATCCCGCTCGGGCCCTGGGTGGAGTTCCGGCGCAAACGCCCGGTGATGATCGCGATGGACCTCGTCCGGTTCGCCGCGCTGCTCACCGTCCCCGCCGCCTGCGCGCTCGGCGGGCTCGGCCTCGGCCAGCTGCTGCTGGTGTCCGTCGTCGTCGCGGCGGCCGACATCACCTTCAACGCCGCCTCCGGCGCCTTCCTCAAATCGCTCGTGCCGGCCGGCCGGCTGCTCGCCGCGAACTCCCGGTTCGAGTCCACGAACTGGACCGCCCTCGTCCTCGGGCCACCCCTCGGCGGCGCCGCGATCGGCCTGTTCGGCCCGGTGGCGACCGTCGCGGCGAACGCGGTCAGCTTCCTGCTGTCGGCCCTGGGCATCGGGGCCGTCGGCGGCGGTGAGCCCCGCCCCGAGGGCGCCGGCGGGCGGTGCCTGCGCGCCGCCGACCTGCCCGACGGCTGGCGGCACATCCTCACCAGCCCCGAACTGCGGCCGCTGTTCTTCAACAACCTCGCGGCCAACGCCCTGATCATGGTCGCCGCGCCGCCGCTGGCCGTCCTCATGCTCGGCCCGCTCGGCTTCGCCCCCTGGCAGTACGGCCTCGCCTTCGCCGTGCCCTGCCTCGGCGGCCTCCTCGGCTCCCGGCTGGCCGGCCCGCTCGTCGCCCGGCACGGGCAGCTGCGGGTGCTGCGCGTCGCGGGCACCCTGCGCGCCGTCTGGCCGCTCGGGCTGGCCTTCGTCCGGTCCGGACCGCCCGGCCTGCTGCTGGTCATGGTCCTGGAGTTCGGGGTGATCACCTGCTCGGGCGTCTACAGCCCCGTGTACGCCACCCGCCGCCTGGAGTGCACCCCCGACGACCGGGTCGCCCGCACCCTGTCCGCCTGGTCGGTCACCGGCAAGGCCACCACGGCCGCCCTGACGGCCCTGTGGGGACTGCTGGCGAGCCTCACCGGCCCACGCGCCGCCATCGCCCTGGCCGGCGTCCTGCTCCTGGCGACACCGCCCCTGCTGCTGCGGGCGACGCGGGAGGTCACGGCACCACGGTCACCGGCCAGCGCCCCGCCTTCACCAGCCGGATCGCCACCGAGCCGATGA
- a CDS encoding LysR family transcriptional regulator has product MDLKAVRTFVAVADSGQFQEAAAVLAITQQAVSKRIGALEKELGVRLFTRTARGAELTVDGHAFLPHARELLLAEERAAASVRLGRRPLRVDVIGARLAPAGLLRGFHEAHPDIALDVVTLFDVDSALTALRSGAIDASFRAVVMPGRPLPRGVAAAPVYDEPLQLLTGPRHALAGRRSVSPGELAGHRIWMPGIVEGTEWAAYYACLAAEFGLTIDSSGPNFTGAVQEAVAGSGSLATLVSERTRLTWPSGHDLRRIPLRDPTPVYPHSLLWVTANPHPALPALRAHLTAGPPARPEGCTWTPAWAVRGVFPARRP; this is encoded by the coding sequence GTGGATCTCAAGGCAGTGCGCACCTTCGTCGCCGTGGCCGACTCGGGACAGTTCCAGGAGGCCGCGGCGGTCTTGGCGATCACCCAGCAGGCCGTCTCCAAGCGGATCGGCGCGCTGGAGAAGGAGCTGGGCGTGCGCCTGTTCACCCGTACCGCCCGGGGCGCCGAGCTGACGGTCGACGGCCATGCCTTCCTGCCCCACGCCCGCGAGCTGCTGCTGGCCGAGGAGCGCGCGGCCGCCTCCGTACGGCTCGGGCGGCGCCCCCTGCGGGTCGATGTGATCGGCGCACGGCTCGCCCCGGCGGGGCTGCTGCGCGGCTTCCACGAGGCGCACCCGGACATCGCCCTGGACGTCGTCACGCTCTTCGACGTGGACTCGGCGCTCACCGCCCTGCGCTCGGGTGCGATCGACGCGTCCTTCCGGGCCGTGGTCATGCCGGGCAGACCGCTGCCCAGGGGCGTCGCTGCCGCGCCGGTGTACGACGAGCCGCTCCAGCTGCTCACCGGCCCGCGGCACGCCCTGGCCGGGCGGCGCTCGGTGTCGCCCGGGGAGCTGGCCGGGCACCGGATCTGGATGCCGGGCATCGTGGAGGGCACCGAGTGGGCCGCCTACTACGCGTGCCTCGCCGCCGAGTTCGGGCTCACCATCGACTCCTCGGGCCCGAACTTCACCGGGGCGGTGCAGGAGGCGGTCGCCGGTTCCGGCTCCCTGGCGACTCTCGTCAGCGAGCGGACCCGGCTGACCTGGCCGTCCGGCCACGATCTGCGCCGTATCCCGCTGCGCGACCCGACACCCGTCTACCCGCACTCCCTGCTGTGGGTCACCGCCAACCCGCACCCGGCGCTCCCCGCCCTGCGGGCCCATCTCACGGCCGGGCCGCCCGCCCGGCCCGAAGGCTGCACCTGGACGCCCGCCTGGGCCGTGCGTGGCGTCTTCCCTGCGCGGCGGCCCTGA
- a CDS encoding amino acid permease, whose amino-acid sequence MARLRAGEGILRRKPIEDTEVGEGTRLDRSLGLWQLTAIGVGGIIGAGIFTLAGTVANGTAGPAVLVSFLIAGVASACAALSYAEFAGLIPKAGSAYTYGYAVLGEFAGWFIGWDLLLEYTAIVAVVAIGISGYFGFLVEEMGAKLPAWMLGAPGTGAGHRVDLFAAVLCLLIAWLLNLGIRSAARFETFVVALKVLVVLLVIGVGVFHITASNYHPFFPFGVSGAFTGAATVFFAVFGYDAMSTAAEESRDAQRHMPKAIIYSLVISMVLYVAACLVLTGMQQYKHIDPESGFSSAFKAVGLHGLADVIAVGAIIGILTVMFTFMLGVTRVWFSMSRDGLLPRWFAKTHPTRHVPTRVTWIVGVASAAIAGFVPIGSAAELTNIGILLAFVVVCAAVIVLRYRRPELPRTFRTPGMPVVPALGCVFSVWLITFLHWQTWVRFAVWFVIGCLIYFGYSYKRSVLAQERPAE is encoded by the coding sequence ATGGCCAGGCTCCGCGCGGGTGAGGGCATTCTCCGGCGCAAACCCATCGAGGACACCGAGGTCGGCGAGGGCACCCGGCTGGACCGCTCGCTCGGCCTGTGGCAGCTCACCGCGATCGGCGTGGGCGGCATCATCGGCGCCGGCATCTTCACGCTGGCGGGCACGGTGGCCAACGGCACGGCGGGCCCCGCGGTGCTGGTGTCGTTCCTGATCGCCGGTGTGGCCAGCGCCTGCGCGGCGCTGTCGTACGCCGAGTTCGCCGGGCTGATCCCGAAGGCGGGGTCGGCGTACACCTACGGCTACGCGGTGCTCGGCGAGTTCGCGGGCTGGTTCATCGGCTGGGACCTGCTGCTGGAGTACACCGCGATCGTGGCGGTGGTGGCCATCGGCATCTCGGGCTACTTCGGCTTCCTGGTCGAGGAGATGGGCGCGAAGCTGCCCGCCTGGATGCTGGGCGCGCCCGGCACCGGCGCCGGGCACCGGGTCGATCTCTTCGCGGCGGTCCTGTGCCTGCTGATCGCCTGGCTGCTGAACCTGGGCATCCGCAGCGCGGCCCGCTTCGAGACCTTCGTGGTGGCGCTGAAGGTGCTGGTGGTGCTGCTGGTGATCGGCGTCGGCGTGTTCCACATCACCGCGTCGAACTACCACCCGTTCTTCCCGTTCGGCGTCAGCGGCGCGTTCACCGGCGCGGCGACCGTGTTCTTCGCGGTGTTCGGCTACGACGCCATGTCGACGGCGGCGGAGGAGTCCAGGGACGCCCAGCGGCACATGCCGAAGGCGATCATCTACTCGCTGGTGATCTCGATGGTGCTGTACGTGGCGGCCTGCCTGGTGCTGACGGGCATGCAGCAGTACAAGCACATCGACCCGGAGAGCGGCTTCTCCTCGGCGTTCAAGGCGGTGGGTCTGCACGGGCTCGCGGACGTGATCGCGGTCGGCGCGATCATCGGCATCCTCACGGTGATGTTCACGTTCATGCTCGGCGTGACCCGGGTGTGGTTCTCCATGTCCCGCGACGGTCTGCTGCCCCGGTGGTTCGCCAAGACGCACCCGACGCGGCACGTGCCGACCCGGGTGACCTGGATCGTCGGGGTCGCCTCGGCCGCCATCGCCGGGTTCGTGCCGATCGGCTCGGCGGCGGAGCTGACGAACATCGGCATCCTGCTGGCGTTCGTGGTCGTGTGCGCGGCGGTGATCGTGCTGCGCTACCGGCGCCCGGAGCTGCCGCGCACCTTCCGCACGCCCGGAATGCCCGTCGTACCGGCGCTGGGGTGCGTCTTCTCGGTCTGGCTGATCACGTTCCTGCACTGGCAGACCTGGGTGCGGTTCGCGGTGTGGTTCGTGATCGGGTGCCTGATCTACTTCGGCTACTCCTACAAGCGCTCGGTGCTGGCCCAGGAGCGGCCCGCCGAATGA
- a CDS encoding sigma-70 family RNA polymerase sigma factor, protein MTAVTPLTRQAAAPPHGTTTAEHELAALQREHGGPLFALLLRLCDGDRQRAEDLVQETLVRAWQHPEALHAENFDSVRPWLLTVARRLAIDARRARQARPPETGAELPETARVTADHAERAAAMLDVRRAVKTLTPEHRDVLVLVYFLGASVAEAAQTLGVPPGTVKSRAYYALRALRRVLPDYAADLH, encoded by the coding sequence ATGACGGCCGTAACCCCCCTCACCCGCCAGGCGGCGGCACCGCCCCACGGGACGACGACCGCCGAGCACGAACTGGCCGCGCTCCAGCGCGAGCACGGCGGACCGCTGTTCGCCCTGCTGCTCCGGCTCTGCGACGGCGACCGGCAGCGGGCCGAGGACCTCGTCCAGGAGACCCTGGTGCGCGCCTGGCAGCATCCGGAGGCGCTGCACGCCGAGAACTTCGACTCCGTACGGCCCTGGCTGCTGACGGTCGCCCGGCGGCTCGCCATCGACGCCCGGCGGGCCCGGCAGGCCCGGCCGCCGGAGACCGGCGCCGAGCTTCCCGAGACCGCGCGGGTGACCGCCGATCACGCCGAGCGGGCCGCCGCGATGCTCGATGTGCGCCGGGCTGTGAAGACGCTCACGCCGGAGCACCGTGACGTCCTCGTACTCGTGTATTTCCTCGGTGCCAGTGTGGCGGAAGCGGCGCAGACCCTGGGCGTGCCACCCGGTACCGTGAAGTCCCGCGCGTACTACGCGCTGCGCGCGCTGCGCCGGGTCCTTCCGGATTATGCGGCCGACCTGCACTGA
- a CDS encoding zf-HC2 domain-containing protein, which translates to MRSLERHRDVGAYALGVLDEAEAFRFEDHLMECPRCAAQVTEFGPATRQLMLYRRATPRFVHPMAQPGPRLLDRLLGEVAHRHRARRRRLLYGLAASVVLAVAGPGIVAFTGHAGHAAHVTAATDARTGVWAEVTADDGDSGSRLLLKVKDGTGPHACRLVVVGRDGSEETAGTWMEPGRGAGTFTTLGSSTMHPDQIARYDVLTMDGQRLVSVGAGR; encoded by the coding sequence ATGAGGTCCCTGGAAAGGCATCGCGACGTCGGCGCGTACGCGCTCGGCGTGCTGGACGAGGCGGAGGCCTTCCGCTTCGAGGACCACCTCATGGAGTGCCCTCGGTGCGCGGCACAGGTGACCGAATTCGGGCCGGCCACACGGCAGTTGATGCTGTACCGGCGCGCCACGCCGCGCTTCGTGCACCCCATGGCACAGCCCGGTCCCCGGTTGCTGGACCGGCTGCTCGGCGAGGTCGCGCACCGGCACCGGGCGCGCCGCAGGCGCCTGCTGTACGGCCTGGCCGCCTCCGTGGTGCTGGCCGTGGCCGGTCCGGGAATCGTCGCCTTCACCGGCCACGCGGGGCACGCCGCGCACGTCACCGCGGCGACGGACGCGCGGACCGGGGTGTGGGCCGAGGTCACCGCCGACGACGGCGACTCCGGCAGCCGGCTGCTGCTGAAGGTCAAGGACGGCACCGGTCCGCACGCCTGCCGGCTCGTGGTCGTCGGCCGCGACGGCTCCGAGGAGACCGCCGGCACCTGGATGGAACCCGGCCGCGGCGCGGGCACCTTCACCACGCTCGGGTCCTCCACGATGCACCCCGACCAGATCGCCCGCTACGACGTGCTCACCATGGACGGACAGCGGCTCGTGTCCGTCGGTGCGGGCCGGTGA
- a CDS encoding Fpg/Nei family DNA glycosylase, with amino-acid sequence MPELPEVEALKDFLTEHLVGRRVARVLPVAVSVLKTYDPPVTAFEGGEVTAVRRHGKFLDLAADSGLHLVTHLARAGWLRWKDRLPSGPPRPGKGPLALRVALETGEGFDLTEAGTQKRLAVYVVRDPREVEGIARLGPDPLAADFDEDRLAALLKDERRQLKGALRDQSLIAGVGNAYSDEILHAARMSPFKLAASLTPEETHRLHEALRSTLGEAVERSRGVAAGRLKAEKKSGLRVHGRTGEPCPVCGDTIREVSFSDSSLQYCPTCQTGGKPLADRRLSRLLK; translated from the coding sequence ATGCCGGAACTGCCCGAGGTAGAAGCGCTCAAGGACTTCCTCACCGAGCACCTGGTCGGCCGCCGGGTGGCGCGGGTGCTGCCGGTCGCCGTCAGCGTCCTGAAGACGTACGACCCTCCGGTCACCGCCTTCGAGGGCGGCGAGGTGACGGCCGTGCGGCGGCACGGCAAGTTCCTGGACCTCGCCGCGGACAGCGGGCTGCACCTGGTGACCCATCTGGCCCGGGCCGGCTGGCTGCGGTGGAAGGACCGGCTGCCCTCCGGCCCGCCCAGACCCGGCAAGGGGCCGCTCGCGCTGCGCGTGGCGCTGGAGACCGGCGAGGGCTTCGACCTGACCGAGGCCGGCACCCAGAAACGCCTCGCGGTGTACGTCGTCCGCGATCCGCGCGAGGTCGAGGGCATCGCCCGCCTCGGCCCGGACCCGCTCGCCGCCGACTTCGACGAGGACCGGCTCGCCGCCCTGCTCAAGGACGAGCGACGGCAGCTCAAGGGCGCCCTGCGCGACCAGTCCCTGATCGCGGGCGTCGGCAACGCCTACAGCGACGAGATCCTGCACGCCGCGAGGATGTCCCCGTTCAAGCTCGCCGCCTCCCTGACTCCGGAGGAGACGCACCGGCTCCACGAGGCGCTGCGCTCGACGCTCGGCGAGGCGGTCGAGCGCTCCCGGGGAGTGGCCGCCGGGCGGCTGAAGGCGGAGAAGAAGAGCGGCCTGAGGGTCCACGGCCGCACCGGCGAGCCCTGCCCGGTGTGCGGTGACACCATCCGCGAGGTCTCCTTCAGCGACTCCTCGCTGCAGTACTGCCCCACCTGCCAGACGGGCGGCAAGCCCCTGGCGGACCGCAGACTGTCCCGGCTGCTGAAGTAG